Proteins encoded within one genomic window of Triticum aestivum cultivar Chinese Spring chromosome 2D, IWGSC CS RefSeq v2.1, whole genome shotgun sequence:
- the LOC123054926 gene encoding uncharacterized protein, with product MAIHLLAFVAAKGFLQVFQVSAPLLWPLNLFLPLLRNLPQACVVVCGALAAHVAWLRRAYARRGSGSRDDGQAHRQSMVDIA from the coding sequence ATGGCGATTCACCTGCTGGCGTTCGTGGCGGCCAAGGGCTTCCTGCAGGTCTTCCAGGTCTCGGCGCCGCTGCTGTGGCCGCTCAACCTCTTCCTGCCGCTCCTCCGCAACCTTCCCCAGGCCTGCGTCGTCGTCTGCGGCGcgctcgccgcccacgtcgcctgGCTGCGCCGCGCGTACGCACGCCGCGGATCCGGAAGCCGCGACGACGGCCAGGCCCACCGCCAGTCGATGGTCGACATCGCGTAG